A part of Chlorocebus sabaeus isolate Y175 chromosome 4, mChlSab1.0.hap1, whole genome shotgun sequence genomic DNA contains:
- the CARD6 gene encoding caspase recruitment domain-containing protein 6, with protein MATESTPSEIIERERKKLLEILQHDPDSILDTLTSRRLISEEEYETLENVTDLLKKSRKLLILVQKKGEATCQHFLKCLFSTFPQSAAICGLRHEVLKYENMVPPQSMEASKNSEDAFSPGIKQPETPEITVFFSEKEHLDLETSEFFRDKKTSYRETALSARKNEKEYDTPEVTLSYSVEKVGYEVPATVTYIKDGQRYEELDDSLYLGKEEYLGSVDFPQDAEATVEEEVYDDPEHVGYDEEDFEISETTEFSGEEPSYEESETNLSLEEEQEKSIEERKKLFKDILLCLNMDRSRKILPDFVTQFSLDRGRKWTPESPADLAWNFLMKVQALDVTARDSILRHKVLDEDSKEDLLPGVENLEIRDIQTINPLDVLCAAMLCSDSSLQRQVMSNMYQCQFALPLLLPDAENNKSILMLGAMKDIVKKQSTQFSGGPTGETEKFLTLMKMPVISFVRLRYCSFSKSRILNTLLSPAQLKSHKIFLHQDLPLLVLPRQISDGLVEITWCFPDNDDRKENPCFFQKPVALANLRGNLESFWTQFGFLMEVSSAVFFFTDCLGEKEWDLLMFLGEAAIERCYFVLSPQARESEEAQIFQRMLNLKPAQLLFWEGGDAGNRRKNMEGLQAALQEVMFSSSLRCVSVEDMAVLARELGIQVDEDFENTQRIQVPSGEDMAGTAEDEGQQRRSQLKSSSKSQALMPIQEPGTQCELNQNLQKVYGTPIFRPLLENSWPFPTRIGGNFNHVSLKAPWVMGHPFGSEQRPKWFCPLPFQNARARGQGKSFGIQSFHPQVFYSGERFLKFSRVARGGHLNGTFGRPPRPICQHVQACPERPQTMGTLERSGTVVSQVGHSYSLGSQPARAVRKPWPQQACTRGTELTEATGKLIRTSHIGKPHPQSFQPAGTTQKLRPASQQGAQMKMQVRASNPALQIGSYPISKSSQFKSDQSNPSTVKHSQSKPFHSVPSQPKLSQKKSCQSQPSQTKPSPCEPTQPKPSQPQPPKSKPSQPRPTQPKSSSTNPSQAKAHHSKAGPKRGGKH; from the exons ATGGCTACTGAGAGTACTCCCTCAGAGATCATAGAAAGAGAACGAAAAAAGTTGCTTGAAATCCTCCAACATGATCCTGATTCTATCTTAGACACGTTAACTTCTCGGAGGCTGATTTCTGAGGAAGAGTATGAGACTCTGGAGAATGTTACAGATCTCCTGAAGAAGAGTCGGAAGCTGTTAATTTTGGTACAGAAAAAGGGAGAGGCGACCTGTCAGCATTTTCTCAAGTGTTTATTTAGTACTTTTCCACAGTCCGCTGCCATTTGCGGCTTAAGGCATG aagttttaaaatatgagaatatGGTACCTCCTCAATCTATGGAGGCAAGCAAGAATTCAGAAGATGCTTTTTCTCCTGGAATAAAACAGCCTGAGACCCCTGAGATCACAGTGTTCTTCAGTGAGAAGGAACACTTGGATTTGGAAACCTCTGAGTTTTTCAGGGACAAGAAAACTAGTTATAGGGAAACAGCTTTGTCTGCCAGGAAGAATGAGAAGGAATATGACACGCCAGAAGTCACATTATCATATTCAGTTGAGAAAGTTGGATATGAAGTTCCAGCAACTGTTACATATATAAAGGATGGACAGAGATATGAGGAACTAGATGATTCTTTATACTTAGGAAAAGAGGAATATCTAGGATCTGTTGACTTCCCTCAAGATGCAGAAGCCACTGTGGAAGAGGAGGTTTATGATGACCCAGAGCACGTTGGATATGATGAAGAGGACTTTGAGATTTCAGAAACCACAGAGTTCTCCGGTGAAGAACCAAGTTATGAGGAATCAGAAACCAACCTTTCATTGGAGGAGGAACAGGAGAAAAGTATAGAAG aaagaaaaaagttgtttAAAGACATCCTGTTATGTTTGAACATGGATAGAAGCAGAAAGATTCTGCCAGATTTTGTTACACAATTCTCCTTAGATCGAGGACGTAAGTGGACCCCGGAGAGTCCAGCAGACTTAGCCTGGAATTTCCTGATGAAAGTTCAGGCACTAGATGTGACGGCTAGGGATTCAATCCTCAGGCACAAGGTTCTGGATGAAGATAGCAAGGAGGATTTGCTGCCTGGAGTGGAGAATTTGGAAATTCGAGACATACAAACCATTAATCCCCTTGATGTCCTTTGTGCCGCCATGCTGTGTTCAGATAGCTCTTTGCAACGCCAAGTCATGTCAAACATGTATCAGTGCCAGTTTGCTCTTCCCCTGCTACTGCCAGATgcagaaaacaacaaaagtatCTTAATGCTGGGGGCCATGAAGGACATTGTGAAGAAGCAGTCCACACAGTTTTCAGGAGGGCCTACCGGGGAGACAGAAAAGTTTCTGACTCTCATGAAGATGCCTGTCATCTCTTTTGTGCGTCTAAGATACTGTAGCTTCTCTAAGTCCAGAATCCTCAACACACTTCTCAGCCCTGCCCAGTTGAAATCACACAAAATCTTTCTTCATCAAGATTTGCCTCTTTTGGTGCTTCCCCGGCAAATCTCTGATGGCCTGGTTGAGATAACGTGGTGTTTTCCTGATAACGATGATAGAAAGGAAAACCCCTGTTTTTTCCAAAAGCCTGTTGCTCTGGCTAATCTCCGTGGAAATCTAGAAAGCTTTTGGACTCAGTTTGGTTTTTTGATGGAAGTTTCTTCAGCTGTGTTTTTTTTCACTGACTGTCTAGGTGAGAAGGAATGGGACTTGCTAATGTTTTTAGGAGAAGCTGCCATTGAAAGATGCTACTTTGTTCTCAGTCCCCAAGCCAGAGAGAGTGAAGAGGCTCAAATTTTTCAGAGGATGCTGAACTTGAAGCCAGCACAGCTACTGTTTTGGGAAGGGGGAGATGCTGGGAACAGAAGGAAGAACATGGAGGGCCTTCAAGCTGCCCTCCAGGAAGTGATGTTCTCTTCTTCCCTCAGATGTGTGTCTGTGGAGGATATGGCCGTCCTGGCCAGGGAGCTGGGGATTCAGGTAGATGAAGACTTTGAAAACACTCAGAGAATTCAAGTTCCCTCAGGAGAAGACATGGCTGGAACAGCTGAAGATGAGGGTCAGCAAAGACGCAGTCAGCTAAAAAGCTCATCTAAAAGCCAAGCTCTAATGCCAATACAAGAGCCTGGAACTCAATGTGAGCTCAACCAGAATCTTCAGAAAGTCTATGGTACCCCAATATTCAGGCCTCTTCTAGAGAACTCCTGGCCCTTTCCAACCAGAATTGGAGGTAACTTTAACCATGTTTCCTTGAAAGCCCCCTGGGTTATGGGCCACCCCTTTGGGTCAGAGCAGAGACCTAAGTGGTTCTGTCCTTTGCCCTTTCAGAATGCAAGGGCCCGGGGCCAAGGTAAAAGTTTTGGTATTCAATCATTCCATCCCCAGGTATTTTATTCAGGTGAAAGATTCTTGAAATTTTCCAGAGTTGCTCGGGGAGGTCACTTGAATGGAACATTTGGGAGACCGCCAAGACCCATTTGTCAGCATGTACAGGCCTGCCCTGAGAGACCACAAACGATGGGAACTCTTGAAAGGTCTGGGACAGTAGTCTCCCAGGTAGGTCACTCCTATTCCCTGGGTTCACAGCCCGCAAGAGCAGTAAGGAAGCCATGGCCTCAGCAAGCTTGTACCAGGGGAACAGAATTAACTGAAGCAACTGGAAAACTGATAAGAACATCCCATATTGGAAAGCCTCATCCTCAGTCCTTTCAACCAGCAGGAACCACACAAAAACTAAGACCTGCTTCTCAGCAAGGAGCCCAGATGAAGATGCAGGTTAGGGCTTCAAATCCAGCTCTCCAAATAGGGTCCTATCCCATATCCAAGAGCTCTCAGTTCAAATCCGATCAGTCCAACCCATCCACAGTCAAACACTCCCAGTCTAAACCCTTCCATTCTGTGCCCTCTCAACCTAAACTCTCTCAGAAAAAATCCTGTCAGTCCCAGCCCTCCCAAACTAAACCTTCTCCATGTGAGCCCACTCAACCTAAGCCaagccagccccagcctcccaagtctaAGCCTTCTCAGCCTAGACCCACTCAACCTAAGTCATCCTCAACCAATCCTTCACAAGCTAAGGCACACCACTCAAAAGCAGGGCCAAAGAGGGGAGGGAAGCATTAA
- the RPL37 gene encoding large ribosomal subunit protein eL37: MTKGTSSFGKRRNKTHTLCRRCGSKAYHLQKSTCGKCGYPAKRKRKYNWSAKAKRRNTTGTGRMRHLKIVYRRFRHGFREGTTPKPKRAAVAASSSS; encoded by the exons ATG ACGAAGGGAACGTCATCTTTTGGAAAGCGTCGCAATAAGACGCACACATTGTGCCGCCGCTGTGGCTCTAAGGCCTACCACCTTCAGAAGTCGACCTGTGGCAAATGTGGCTACCCTGCCAAGCGCAAGAGAAAGT ATAACTGGAGTGCCAAGGCTAAAAGACGAAATACCACCGGAACTGGTCGAATGAGGCACCTAAAAATTGTATACCGCAGATTCAG GCATGGATTCCGTGAAGGAACAACACCTAAACCCAAGAGGGCAGCTGTTGCAGCATCTAGTTCATCTTAA